Proteins from one Vigna radiata var. radiata cultivar VC1973A unplaced genomic scaffold, Vradiata_ver6 scaffold_129, whole genome shotgun sequence genomic window:
- the LOC106752950 gene encoding protein YLS3 produces MWYLVQLLLLVATVIVGTSMGDSSSNDKDECAQQLAGLATCLPYVGGEAPAPATDCCSGLKQVLKNKKKCLCVIIKDRNDPDLGGLQINVTLALNLPTACNSPVNVSKCPELLHMDPKSQEAQVFYQLEKGKNGTSPAPSPSAAVGANPSSNQTSSAPQNNDAFCKENGLFRLNVLAIGLQIWAITGLLC; encoded by the exons ATGTGGTACCTGGTacagttgttgttgttggtagCAACAGTGATAGTTGGCACTTCCATGGGAGATTCTTCGTCAAATGACAAAGATGAATGCGCACAGCAATTGGCGGGGCTAGCAACATGTTTGCCCTATGTTGGAGGTGAAGCACCAGCTCCAGCTACAGATTGTTGCAGTGGTCTGAAGCAAGTGctcaagaacaagaagaagtGTTTGTGTGTAATCATCAAAGATCGTAATGATCCTGACCTTGGTGGTCTGCAGATTAATGTCACTTTGGCTTTGAATCTTCCCACTGCATGCAATTCCCCTGTCAATGTCTCCAAGTGTCCTG AACTCTTGCACATGGATCCCAAATCACAAGAGGCTCAAGTCTTTTATCAGTTGGAGAAAGGAAAAAATGGCACAAGTCCTGCACCAAGTCCTTCAG CTGCAGTTGGAGCAAATCCTTCAAGCAACCAAACATCCAGTGCCCCACAGAACAATGATGCATTCTGCAAAGAAAATGGACTTTTTAGGTTAAATGTTTTGGCTATTGGGCTTCAAATTTGGGCTATAACTGGACTTTTGTGCTAA